Part of the Acidobacteriota bacterium genome is shown below.
AGCGTAAATTCCTGAAACCGATGCGTGACGGTCAAAATCGAGAGCGCGTTGCGGCCTTCACTGGGACGGCATACGGTCATTTTCAGGCGGTTATTTCGATCACGGGCCACCGGAGCGTCAATCGTAATTTTGTTTCCGTTCACCTGACCATACACCAATGCGGTGTAGTGTTTTTCAACCGTCCGATCTCGAAACTGGTTGGCCAGATGCTCCAGCGCCGCTTCGGTTTTGGCCACGACCATCACGCCCGACGTGTCACGGTCCAGGCGATGCACCAGTCCTGGACGGTAGCTCCCATCTGTCGAAAGCTGACGCCCAGCAGCCTCGTGCTCCATTTTCAGGTGAAACGCGAGCGCGTTGGCCAGCGTCCCCTGGGTGATGCCTGCCGCCGGATGAACCACCATTCCGGCGGCTTTTTCGAGCACCAGAATCGCATCGTCTTCATACACAATCGTCAACGGCAGGTCTTCTGGAATCAAATCGGTGGCGACGGCTTCGGGAATATCAGCATCAATCGTGTCAGTCGCTCGCAGGCGGTGGCTGACCCGCACGACTTTCCCGTTGACCAGAACATCACCGGCTTCAATGCTTCGCTGGATGCGGCTCCGGCTGATTCCCAGTTGGGCCGCCAGAAAGACGTCCACCCGGTCGCCAATGTGTTCTGTAGGAACGGTTAAAACTTCGCTTTCAATTTTGGTTGTCATTTAGGGTTCGGGGTTCGGGGTTCAGGGTTCGGGGTTCAGGGTTTGGGGTTCGGGGTTCGGGGTTCGGGGTTTGGGGTTCAGGGTTCGGGGTTTGGGGTTTAGGGTATCAGGTCTTGACCCAAATTGGATCAATCGCCATCCAGGCAAATATCGCCAGGTCATTCACAAACTGTGCAGCTTACCCCGAACC
Proteins encoded:
- a CDS encoding RluA family pseudouridine synthase, whose amino-acid sequence is MTTKIESEVLTVPTEHIGDRVDVFLAAQLGISRSRIQRSIEAGDVLVNGKVVRVSHRLRATDTIDADIPEAVATDLIPEDLPLTIVYEDDAILVLEKAAGMVVHPAAGITQGTLANALAFHLKMEHEAAGRQLSTDGSYRPGLVHRLDRDTSGVMVVAKTEAALEHLANQFRDRTVEKHYTALVYGQVNGNKITIDAPVARDRNNRLKMTVCRPSEGRNALSILTVTHRFQEFTLLDVEIKTGRTHQIRVHCAYVKHPVVADEIYGKGRSTNIQRHTHRIGVEQLGRQFLHAATLGFTHPVTGERMHFRSALPAELTHLLSLLEEEDTAHERLH